In Treponema vincentii, a single window of DNA contains:
- the rplL gene encoding 50S ribosomal protein L7/L12 codes for MAALTNEQIIEAIKEKTILELSELIKSMEEVFGVTAAAPVAVVAGGAAGGAAAAEEQTEFTVTLKGLTDPSKKIGVIKEVRNVIAGLGLKEAKELVEGAPKVLKENVSKEEAQKIKEAMTAAGAEITIA; via the coding sequence ATGGCGGCATTAACAAACGAACAAATTATTGAGGCAATCAAAGAGAAAACAATCCTTGAGCTTTCCGAATTGATTAAGTCGATGGAAGAAGTATTCGGCGTAACAGCTGCTGCTCCGGTTGCAGTTGTTGCCGGTGGCGCTGCAGGCGGTGCGGCGGCTGCTGAAGAGCAGACTGAATTTACCGTAACGCTGAAAGGTTTGACAGATCCCAGCAAGAAAATCGGCGTAATCAAAGAGGTTAGAAACGTTATTGCCGGTCTCGGTCTTAAAGAGGCAAAAGAACTTGTAGAAGGCGCTCCGAAAGTATTGAAGGAGAATGTTTCTAAAGAAGAAGCTCAGAAGATTAAAGAGGCCATGACAGCTGCCGGTGCAGAGATTACGATTGCTTAA
- a CDS encoding B12-binding domain-containing radical SAM protein, translating to MKYSLYDPYDYPLYRPPSEAYSLILQVTLGCSYNRCVFCGMYQTKKFRIKPIETVKQELAMFAEHYRRVDKVFLADGDALTAPTEYLVEVLDAIADVIPQCKRVSCYATHLNIRQKSPEELQLLASKGLTLLYLGVESGDDETLKFIRKGTTAAELIKLSYKVKDAGMELSATFILGINGAERDNTQHAIKTGEIISKMYLTYAGLLTLRLEDGSYLTKAAAEGKYTIVGIEEVVKELKLILENIHVEEMTAPVIFRSNHASNFLTLKGTLPQDRDAMLAQVNRVLERGVYPEHQKYYL from the coding sequence ATGAAATATTCACTTTACGACCCTTATGATTATCCGCTATACCGTCCGCCGAGCGAGGCCTATTCTTTAATCTTACAGGTAACACTCGGCTGTTCGTATAATCGCTGTGTCTTTTGTGGAATGTATCAGACAAAAAAATTCCGGATTAAGCCGATTGAAACGGTGAAGCAGGAACTTGCGATGTTTGCCGAACACTATCGCCGTGTCGATAAGGTGTTCTTGGCTGACGGCGACGCGTTAACCGCCCCGACGGAATATTTGGTTGAGGTGTTGGACGCGATTGCTGACGTTATTCCTCAGTGCAAACGGGTGTCCTGCTATGCAACTCATCTCAATATCAGACAAAAATCTCCGGAAGAATTGCAGCTGTTGGCCTCAAAGGGATTGACGCTTTTGTATCTCGGTGTGGAAAGCGGCGATGATGAAACGCTCAAGTTTATCCGAAAGGGAACAACGGCGGCTGAGCTTATTAAACTGTCATACAAGGTGAAAGATGCGGGGATGGAGCTGTCGGCCACCTTTATTTTAGGGATTAACGGCGCCGAACGGGACAATACGCAGCATGCGATTAAAACCGGCGAGATTATCTCCAAAATGTATTTGACCTATGCGGGGCTTCTTACCCTGCGGCTTGAGGACGGTAGCTATCTTACCAAAGCCGCCGCCGAAGGGAAATACACAATCGTCGGGATTGAGGAAGTCGTTAAAGAACTAAAGCTGATATTAGAAAATATCCATGTTGAAGAGATGACCGCTCCGGTGATTTTCCGCTCCAATCACGCCTCCAACTTTTTAACGCTGAAAGGAACGCTGCCACAGGATCGGGACGCAATGCTTGCGCAAGTCAACCGTGTTCTGGAGCGGGGCGTATATCCTGAACACCAAAAATATTATTTATAG
- a CDS encoding sulfite exporter TauE/SafE family protein codes for MHLSIWALVFLWFFVFLAGFVDSAAGGGGLISLPAYLFVGLPPHTAIGCNKFSSACGTTLSAARFFKNGAVDWQVAAISAVCSFVASYLGIRIALMINQETLKTVLVIVLPIVAVLLLFKRNFGAENQSADIPKKKAFILAACAGLVIGFYDGLIGPGTGTIAIIVFSVGMKYDLKTASGNAKVMNLASNYASLIAVITGNKVIYSIAIPAAVFGIIGNYIGAGFAIKKGTAFIKPLMICVIVLLFGKLFYDVFGSLLFS; via the coding sequence ATGCATTTAAGTATTTGGGCGCTTGTGTTCCTGTGGTTCTTCGTTTTTTTGGCGGGTTTTGTCGATTCCGCGGCAGGGGGTGGTGGATTAATCTCGCTGCCTGCGTATCTGTTTGTCGGGCTTCCGCCGCATACGGCAATCGGGTGCAATAAGTTTTCCTCTGCATGCGGAACCACACTTTCCGCAGCGCGTTTTTTTAAAAACGGAGCGGTCGACTGGCAGGTCGCTGCAATTTCCGCAGTCTGTTCATTTGTAGCTTCGTACCTCGGTATAAGAATTGCATTGATGATTAATCAAGAAACGCTTAAAACCGTATTGGTTATCGTCCTCCCGATTGTCGCCGTGCTCCTTTTATTCAAGCGCAACTTCGGTGCGGAAAATCAATCAGCTGATATTCCTAAAAAGAAAGCGTTTATTTTAGCTGCCTGTGCAGGATTGGTGATCGGATTTTATGACGGACTGATCGGACCGGGAACGGGTACCATCGCGATTATCGTTTTTTCTGTAGGGATGAAGTACGACCTTAAAACCGCTTCCGGCAATGCAAAAGTCATGAATCTTGCATCGAATTATGCATCACTCATTGCTGTTATAACCGGCAACAAGGTCATCTATTCCATTGCAATTCCTGCCGCCGTATTCGGCATCATCGGAAACTATATCGGGGCGGGTTTTGCAATAAAAAAAGGCACTGCGTTTATCAAACCGCTGATGATCTGCGTTATCGTGCTGCTATTCGGAAAACTCTTTTACGATGTTTTCGGATCGCTGCTGTTTTCGTAA
- the queA gene encoding tRNA preQ1(34) S-adenosylmethionine ribosyltransferase-isomerase QueA gives MFTKDFDFDLPKELIAQYPSAERGNDRLLVLHRRTGTLTDAMFSDLPNFLSPDYLMVFNNTKVRHARLYAHTASGEAEFLLIEPLDEGFVWKTIVKRAKRQREGKEYTFNDGTRAVLIPPPSPNAAEPDCKYVRFDRCIDDRWLEANGHIPLPPYIKRGDTNEDAARYQTVYAKNTGSVAAPTAGLHFTEPILQELDKRHIARTAVTLHVGLGTFLPVRTEVVEEHTMHSEKFFISDETAEMVENAHRSGKTILAVGTTSVRTLESAWKSDVQQLSRGMQATDIFIYPGFQFGLTGALLTNFHTPQSSLVMLVSAFAGRDNIFAAYRHAIEKKYRFFSYGDAMLIL, from the coding sequence ATGTTTACTAAAGATTTTGATTTTGATCTTCCGAAAGAATTAATTGCGCAGTACCCTTCAGCCGAACGCGGAAATGACCGGCTGCTCGTGTTACATAGACGGACGGGGACGTTAACCGATGCGATGTTTTCCGACTTGCCAAATTTTTTATCGCCTGATTATTTAATGGTGTTTAACAACACAAAGGTGCGCCATGCCCGTTTGTATGCCCATACCGCCAGCGGCGAGGCTGAGTTTTTGTTGATTGAACCGCTCGACGAAGGCTTTGTGTGGAAAACCATCGTAAAGCGTGCCAAGCGGCAGCGGGAGGGGAAGGAGTACACCTTTAACGACGGCACCCGTGCCGTGTTGATTCCACCTCCTTCCCCCAATGCAGCGGAGCCTGATTGCAAATATGTACGCTTTGACCGCTGCATTGATGACCGTTGGCTTGAAGCCAACGGTCATATCCCGCTGCCTCCGTATATCAAGCGCGGCGACACGAATGAAGATGCCGCGCGGTACCAGACCGTGTACGCAAAGAACACCGGATCGGTTGCGGCTCCTACCGCCGGGCTCCACTTTACGGAGCCGATTTTACAGGAACTGGATAAGCGGCATATTGCACGAACCGCCGTAACGCTGCATGTCGGGCTCGGTACGTTTTTACCGGTGCGGACTGAAGTGGTCGAAGAACATACAATGCACTCCGAAAAGTTCTTTATTTCCGATGAAACGGCAGAGATGGTTGAAAACGCTCACCGGAGCGGTAAAACCATCCTTGCTGTCGGGACAACTTCGGTGCGGACGCTCGAATCTGCATGGAAGTCCGATGTGCAGCAGCTGAGTCGCGGGATGCAGGCGACCGACATCTTCATTTATCCCGGCTTTCAGTTCGGGCTTACCGGAGCGCTGCTTACCAACTTTCACACGCCGCAGTCGAGCCTCGTTATGTTAGTATCCGCATTTGCCGGCCGCGACAATATCTTTGCCGCTTACCGCCATGCAATAGAAAAAAAATACCGTTTTTTCTCTTACGGCGATGCCATGCTTATACTTTAA
- the rplK gene encoding 50S ribosomal protein L11, protein MMAKKKVTAVIKLQCPAGKATPAPPVEPALGPHGVSAPQFVQQFNDRTKSMEQGLVVPVVITVYSDKSFTFILKTPPAAVLIRKACNIQKGSSNSITQKVATLSKAKLEEIAKMKMPDITANDLEAAKKIIAGTARSMGVEVER, encoded by the coding sequence ATTATGGCAAAGAAAAAGGTTACTGCGGTTATTAAATTGCAGTGTCCTGCCGGAAAGGCGACGCCTGCTCCGCCTGTCGAGCCTGCGCTTGGACCGCATGGCGTAAGCGCTCCCCAGTTTGTGCAACAGTTTAACGACCGCACAAAGTCAATGGAGCAGGGACTGGTTGTTCCGGTTGTTATTACCGTCTATTCGGATAAAAGCTTTACTTTTATCTTGAAGACTCCGCCTGCTGCGGTTCTTATCAGAAAAGCGTGTAATATTCAAAAAGGTTCTTCAAATTCCATAACTCAAAAGGTTGCAACTTTGTCGAAAGCAAAGCTTGAAGAAATTGCAAAAATGAAGATGCCTGATATTACTGCAAATGATCTGGAAGCCGCAAAGAAGATTATTGCAGGGACTGCACGAAGTATGGGTGTGGAGGTTGAGCGCTAA
- the secE gene encoding preprotein translocase subunit SecE, with product MSKIITFGKECVAELRKVVWPTRDDVVSAVKVVIVSTILVAIFLGVVDTFFVACLGWFF from the coding sequence ATGTCAAAAATAATTACTTTTGGAAAAGAATGTGTTGCCGAGCTTCGTAAGGTTGTTTGGCCTACGCGTGATGATGTTGTTTCTGCTGTGAAGGTTGTTATTGTTTCTACCATTCTTGTTGCTATTTTTCTTGGTGTTGTCGATACATTCTTTGTCGCTTGTTTGGGTTGGTTCTTTTAA
- the rplA gene encoding 50S ribosomal protein L1, whose amino-acid sequence MKHGKNYRNALKKYDSAALFSIPRAVELVKELKFAKFDETVEVHVSLKLGKNQSVRDTVVLPHQFRGEKRVLVFCKEDRVKEALEAGAAYAGAAEYIEKVKGGWLDFDIAVATPDMMKDVGRLGMVLGRKGLMPNPKTGTVTADIGAAINELKKGRVEFRADKTGVVHLAIGKVSMDTDKIAENITILLTEIGRKKPADAKADFIQSVSISSTMGLGVWLDYKVGE is encoded by the coding sequence ATGAAACACGGAAAAAATTACCGCAATGCGTTGAAAAAATACGATAGCGCTGCTCTTTTCTCTATTCCTAGAGCTGTGGAGTTGGTGAAAGAGCTGAAGTTTGCGAAGTTCGATGAGACGGTTGAAGTGCATGTGAGCCTGAAACTTGGTAAAAACCAAAGCGTTCGTGATACCGTTGTTTTACCGCATCAGTTTAGAGGTGAGAAACGGGTATTGGTATTCTGTAAAGAAGATCGCGTAAAAGAAGCTTTGGAGGCCGGTGCTGCGTATGCCGGTGCTGCCGAGTATATCGAAAAGGTTAAAGGCGGTTGGCTTGATTTCGATATTGCCGTTGCTACTCCTGATATGATGAAGGATGTCGGGCGACTTGGTATGGTGCTTGGTCGGAAAGGCTTGATGCCAAACCCCAAGACGGGAACGGTTACCGCTGATATCGGTGCCGCTATCAATGAGCTTAAAAAGGGTCGTGTTGAATTCCGTGCCGATAAAACTGGTGTTGTGCATCTTGCAATCGGTAAGGTTTCGATGGATACGGATAAAATTGCCGAGAATATTACAATCCTTTTAACTGAAATCGGACGAAAAAAGCCCGCTGATGCAAAGGCTGATTTTATTCAGTCGGTTTCCATCAGCTCTACGATGGGGCTGGGAGTCTGGCTTGACTATAAGGTAGGAGAATAA
- the asnA gene encoding aspartate--ammonia ligase encodes MPHLYIPEHYRPVLTGKETEQAIVRIKNSFQLTLSTRLNLTRVTAPLFVPRGKGLNDDLNGTERAVHFPVKDMNEQELEIVHSLAKWKRVKIAEMGLQSGFGIYTDMNAIRADEELDNIHSLYVDQWDWELAMEESDRTLDFLKATVEKIYDCLKCTEFFIYDNYSAIEPILPKHITFIHTEDLYAQYPNLSGKERERKCAQQYGAVFLIGIGAPLKNGEPHDGRAPDYDDWITETGSGRHGLNGDLLVWNPVLEDVLELSSMGIRVSPKTMREQLAARNCMERASLFFHTKLLNGELPQTIGGGIGQSRLCMFFLRKAHIGETQVSVWPDDMRAQCAGRSILLL; translated from the coding sequence ATGCCGCATCTTTATATCCCCGAACACTATCGGCCGGTTTTAACCGGTAAAGAAACGGAACAGGCTATCGTCCGTATCAAAAACTCTTTTCAGCTCACCTTATCGACCCGTTTGAACTTAACCCGTGTTACAGCGCCGCTCTTTGTTCCCAGAGGAAAGGGCTTGAACGATGATCTGAACGGTACGGAGCGGGCAGTGCATTTTCCGGTAAAGGATATGAACGAGCAGGAACTTGAGATTGTACACTCGCTTGCAAAGTGGAAGCGTGTTAAAATAGCGGAAATGGGATTACAGTCCGGCTTCGGTATTTATACCGATATGAATGCGATCCGAGCTGATGAGGAACTTGATAATATCCATTCGCTGTATGTCGATCAGTGGGATTGGGAGCTCGCGATGGAGGAGTCCGACCGAACGCTCGATTTTTTGAAGGCAACCGTAGAAAAAATATACGATTGCTTAAAGTGTACCGAGTTTTTCATCTATGATAATTATTCTGCGATAGAGCCTATCTTGCCGAAGCATATCACCTTTATCCATACGGAAGACCTCTATGCGCAGTATCCCAATCTTTCCGGAAAGGAACGGGAACGGAAGTGCGCTCAACAATATGGAGCGGTCTTCCTAATCGGTATCGGGGCACCGCTCAAAAACGGGGAACCGCATGACGGCAGGGCGCCCGACTATGACGACTGGATTACCGAAACCGGCAGCGGACGGCACGGATTAAACGGAGACTTGTTGGTGTGGAATCCCGTGTTAGAGGATGTGCTTGAGCTCTCTTCGATGGGGATCAGGGTAAGTCCTAAAACAATGAGGGAACAGCTTGCTGCCCGCAACTGCATGGAGCGGGCATCGCTGTTTTTTCATACCAAGCTGCTGAACGGAGAACTGCCTCAAACCATCGGCGGGGGAATCGGGCAGTCGCGGCTCTGTATGTTCTTTTTGCGGAAAGCCCATATCGGTGAAACGCAGGTTTCGGTATGGCCCGACGATATGCGGGCGCAGTGCGCGGGACGGAGCATTCTACTATTATAG
- the thiI gene encoding tRNA uracil 4-sulfurtransferase ThiI, translated as MAELFYLAKIGEINLKKGNLKDFERRLAQNFRSYFDGAAPNVQVRAGRMYVRADEALQPRVEAALNHLFGITSWAQAKPVDKTLEAISETAVTEAKALQAQGARTFKIEARRADKQFPLTSYDIAREVGGTIHTAGILTVDVHNPDAVISIEVREKQAFIYGVEHTGRRGLPCGCSGRALLLLSGGIDSPVAGYKMLFRGMKVDYVYFHSHPYTSPEAQQKVETLAGILARYGLGGYLTVVSFTKVQQHLKRTVPEPYLTLLLRMCMMHTAEMLAEKVNAQCLVTGESLAQVASQTIENLTITDSCAKLPILRPLIGMDKEEIIRYAVDIGTYQTSILPYEDCCVLFSPKHPVLHTRQKDAEDIYARIDIEPLLMEAFEQRETKKIEWTLP; from the coding sequence ATGGCGGAGCTTTTTTATCTGGCAAAAATCGGAGAAATCAATCTTAAAAAAGGGAACCTAAAGGATTTTGAGCGACGGCTTGCGCAAAACTTCAGAAGCTATTTTGACGGAGCGGCGCCGAACGTACAGGTGCGCGCCGGGCGGATGTATGTACGGGCTGACGAGGCCTTGCAGCCGCGGGTAGAAGCGGCTCTAAATCACCTTTTCGGCATTACAAGCTGGGCGCAGGCAAAACCGGTGGATAAAACGCTCGAAGCCATTTCCGAAACGGCTGTTACCGAAGCCAAAGCGCTGCAGGCGCAAGGTGCACGCACCTTTAAAATTGAAGCCCGCCGCGCCGATAAGCAATTTCCCCTCACGTCGTATGACATTGCGCGGGAAGTAGGCGGAACTATCCATACGGCGGGGATTTTAACCGTCGATGTGCATAACCCCGATGCGGTTATCAGCATCGAGGTACGCGAAAAGCAAGCGTTCATTTACGGCGTAGAGCATACCGGCAGGAGAGGCCTCCCCTGCGGCTGTTCGGGACGGGCGCTGCTGCTGCTCTCGGGCGGAATCGACTCTCCCGTTGCCGGATACAAAATGCTCTTCCGCGGTATGAAAGTCGATTACGTGTATTTTCATTCCCATCCGTATACATCGCCGGAAGCTCAGCAAAAGGTAGAAACCTTAGCAGGTATTTTAGCCCGTTACGGGCTTGGCGGGTACCTTACCGTCGTGTCGTTTACCAAGGTGCAGCAGCACCTCAAGCGGACGGTGCCGGAACCCTATTTGACGCTCCTGCTCCGTATGTGTATGATGCACACGGCCGAAATGCTGGCTGAAAAGGTTAATGCGCAGTGCTTGGTTACGGGAGAGAGCCTCGCGCAGGTGGCAAGCCAAACGATCGAAAACCTTACAATTACCGACAGCTGTGCAAAACTCCCGATCCTGCGTCCGCTTATCGGCATGGATAAGGAAGAAATCATACGGTATGCAGTTGATATCGGTACCTATCAAACTTCCATACTGCCGTATGAAGATTGCTGTGTACTGTTTTCTCCCAAACATCCGGTACTGCATACACGGCAGAAAGATGCCGAAGATATCTATGCGCGTATAGACATAGAGCCGCTGCTTATGGAAGCCTTTGAGCAGCGTGAAACAAAAAAAATAGAATGGACTTTGCCGTAA
- the nusG gene encoding transcription termination/antitermination protein NusG, whose product MAKEWYILHIFSGYEKRIERAIRSLIENGEIPAGVISEIKIPEEELTEVKDGKKRVVRRKFLPGYILIEMDLPAVNWKGVCTPIRRIHGVTGFLGVVGDARPQSISADEAKSVLQKSGEIKGEKARAAQLFTAGQQVKIIEGPFDTFTGTVEEVMADRNKLRVMVAIFGRTTPVEVDMLQVELI is encoded by the coding sequence ATGGCTAAAGAATGGTATATTTTGCATATCTTTTCAGGGTATGAAAAGAGAATAGAGCGTGCAATACGTTCGTTGATAGAGAATGGCGAAATTCCTGCCGGAGTTATCTCTGAGATTAAGATTCCCGAAGAGGAATTGACTGAGGTGAAAGACGGTAAAAAGCGAGTTGTTCGCCGAAAGTTTTTACCCGGTTATATTCTTATTGAAATGGACTTGCCTGCTGTAAACTGGAAGGGGGTTTGTACTCCGATTAGAAGGATACACGGCGTTACCGGGTTTTTGGGGGTTGTCGGTGATGCGCGCCCTCAGTCCATTTCTGCGGATGAAGCGAAAAGTGTTTTGCAGAAGTCCGGTGAAATCAAAGGTGAAAAAGCTCGGGCGGCTCAGTTGTTTACAGCCGGTCAGCAGGTTAAAATTATAGAAGGACCTTTTGATACCTTTACCGGCACTGTAGAAGAAGTTATGGCGGATCGCAATAAGCTGCGGGTGATGGTTGCTATATTTGGTAGAACTACTCCCGTTGAAGTGGATATGCTTCAGGTTGAATTGATTTAA
- the rplJ gene encoding 50S ribosomal protein L10 — MALRAHKPQPAKTAAIENITNELKAASSFIFTEYRGLSVEQITQLRAKLRENNCTYKVVRNNFARIAFDSVNLDVKDYLVDPTAVAMMSEDANAAAKTLFEFAKETPALVVKGAVVDGEFYDAAKIEAFSKLPGKKELIAMFMSTVNATTAKFVRTLQAIVDKEGSASGSAPASAEA; from the coding sequence ATGGCACTGCGAGCACATAAACCGCAGCCTGCAAAAACGGCTGCTATCGAAAATATTACGAATGAGTTAAAAGCTGCTTCGTCTTTCATTTTTACGGAATACCGCGGGTTGTCTGTCGAGCAGATTACACAGTTGCGCGCAAAGCTTCGCGAAAATAATTGCACCTACAAAGTTGTGCGCAATAATTTTGCACGCATCGCTTTCGATTCCGTTAATTTGGACGTTAAAGACTATTTGGTCGATCCTACTGCGGTTGCAATGATGAGCGAAGATGCTAACGCCGCGGCGAAAACATTATTTGAATTTGCAAAAGAAACTCCTGCGCTGGTGGTAAAGGGCGCAGTAGTTGACGGGGAATTCTACGATGCTGCAAAGATTGAAGCATTCTCAAAATTACCCGGCAAAAAAGAGCTTATTGCAATGTTTATGTCTACGGTTAATGCAACGACTGCAAAGTTTGTGCGTACCCTTCAAGCTATCGTTGATAAAGAAGGCAGTGCTTCCGGCTCTGCTCCTGCATCAGCTGAAGCATAA
- the rpmG gene encoding 50S ribosomal protein L33 → MAKKTSVELIALQCTECKRKNYTTAKNRKNIQGKLELSKYCPFDRKHTLHKEAKVK, encoded by the coding sequence ATGGCTAAGAAAACATCTGTTGAGCTTATCGCACTGCAATGTACTGAGTGTAAGCGAAAAAATTATACGACCGCAAAGAACCGGAAGAATATTCAGGGTAAGCTTGAGTTAAGCAAATATTGTCCGTTTGATCGTAAACATACCTTACATAAAGAAGCAAAAGTTAAATAA
- a CDS encoding arginine repressor, translating into MKQRLTRLKTIRKLIKSYPIESQEMLLGYLDREGFSVTQATLSRDLKMLKVSKVSNGKGDYVYTVPSEDHPHEAEQAGIQDFLRGYISIDYSGNMAVIKTYSGHTELISMALENMGFDSVLGIIAGRDNCVFICLREGVSGEQFLRELKDRIPELED; encoded by the coding sequence GTGAAACAACGGCTAACAAGATTAAAAACAATCAGAAAATTGATAAAATCATACCCGATTGAATCTCAGGAGATGCTGCTCGGCTATTTGGATCGTGAAGGATTTTCCGTTACGCAGGCAACTTTGTCACGTGATTTAAAGATGCTTAAGGTGAGTAAGGTTTCTAATGGGAAGGGCGATTATGTTTATACAGTGCCGAGTGAAGACCACCCCCATGAAGCGGAGCAAGCAGGCATCCAAGATTTTTTGCGCGGGTATATTTCTATAGATTATTCGGGAAATATGGCGGTTATCAAAACATATTCGGGACATACCGAATTAATCTCGATGGCGCTCGAAAATATGGGGTTTGACTCCGTTCTCGGTATTATTGCCGGTCGGGATAACTGTGTGTTTATTTGTTTGAGAGAGGGAGTAAGCGGTGAACAGTTTTTACGTGAGCTGAAAGACCGGATTCCCGAATTGGAAGATTGA
- a CDS encoding hexokinase family protein — protein MDIRHSVAAFFGRHNFDAEGPTVNTVIDTLLYDMEEGLKRDPSIPVGTGPALDMIPTWFMPPQQPPKNTSVIVIDAGGTNFRSCLVTFDENSVPSISQLERKPMPATDREYSKAEFFDTIASYLDHLKNAADSIAFCFSYAMKITPAGDGEVLQFSKEIKAPEVIGSLVGQNLEAALMQRGWNKLKRIVLLNDTVAALLAGASTAVGGKKYDSYVGFILGTGMNAAYIEYQNIPKIASNSAGTVALPAQIVVCESGKSNKQPRSDFDEAFAKKTDQPQMFWFEKMCSGAYLGSVASVMIRAAAADNLFSAGVKKAFASIADLPLIDVNRFLQAPYSDQTPLGQLLTGGTEEDREVLYRILDALIMRTARLAAGNIAAAVIKTGKGKNPALPVCILAEGTTFLKTYRLHDAVIAHLYRALTQKRGIYFDVVSLEHAITFGTAIAGTI, from the coding sequence ATGGACATTCGGCATTCGGTTGCTGCGTTTTTCGGGCGGCATAATTTTGATGCGGAAGGCCCCACGGTCAATACGGTTATCGATACGCTGCTGTATGATATGGAAGAAGGGCTGAAACGGGATCCGAGCATTCCCGTCGGTACGGGGCCGGCTCTGGATATGATTCCTACGTGGTTTATGCCGCCTCAGCAGCCGCCCAAAAATACTTCGGTTATCGTTATCGATGCAGGCGGAACCAATTTCCGGTCATGCTTGGTTACCTTTGACGAAAACAGCGTCCCGTCCATCAGTCAGCTTGAGCGGAAGCCGATGCCGGCAACCGATCGGGAATACTCCAAAGCGGAATTTTTTGATACCATCGCCTCTTATTTAGACCATTTGAAAAACGCCGCGGATTCTATCGCATTTTGCTTTTCGTATGCGATGAAAATTACTCCGGCAGGCGACGGCGAAGTGCTGCAATTTTCTAAGGAAATCAAAGCGCCCGAGGTAATCGGCTCATTGGTCGGCCAAAATTTGGAGGCGGCGCTGATGCAGCGGGGCTGGAATAAGCTGAAACGCATTGTACTGTTAAACGATACGGTTGCGGCGCTCCTCGCAGGGGCATCAACTGCTGTCGGCGGGAAAAAATACGATTCGTATGTAGGCTTTATCCTCGGAACCGGAATGAACGCCGCGTATATCGAATATCAGAACATTCCGAAAATTGCGTCGAACAGTGCTGGTACCGTAGCCTTGCCTGCGCAGATTGTCGTCTGCGAGTCGGGAAAGTCGAACAAACAGCCGCGCAGCGATTTTGATGAAGCGTTCGCAAAAAAGACCGACCAGCCGCAGATGTTTTGGTTTGAAAAAATGTGCTCAGGCGCCTACCTCGGATCGGTTGCTTCGGTGATGATACGAGCAGCCGCTGCGGACAATCTTTTTTCCGCCGGCGTTAAAAAAGCGTTTGCTTCCATTGCCGACCTTCCGCTCATCGATGTAAACCGCTTTTTGCAAGCGCCGTATTCCGATCAAACCCCACTCGGACAGCTGTTAACCGGCGGCACGGAGGAAGACCGCGAGGTTCTCTACCGGATATTGGATGCGCTGATTATGCGCACGGCACGGCTCGCTGCGGGGAATATCGCGGCGGCTGTCATTAAAACAGGCAAGGGAAAAAATCCTGCGCTGCCGGTTTGTATCCTTGCGGAGGGTACAACGTTTTTAAAAACGTACCGGTTGCATGATGCTGTCATCGCGCACCTCTATCGGGCGCTGACACAAAAACGCGGCATTTATTTTGATGTGGTGTCCCTCGAGCATGCAATTACGTTCGGCACCGCTATCGCGGGCACGATTTAA